A window of Clostridium sp. 'White wine YQ' contains these coding sequences:
- the spoIID gene encoding stage II sporulation protein D: MRFKKINIEISKKIMIFLLPILVLIFVPSIILVWGKIPLNSLNFDKFGKEEYKQVEGKDFSKITVYKTKTGTTEKVDLEDYVLGVLSGEMPAAFDEEALKAQAVAARTFAMKRILYPCTEAKGADVCDTVHCQVFMSKEDRVSKWDKDKSEEYWKKLQDAVSATKGKVLTYNGELVLYPQFFSTSWGKTEDAEAVLSTALPYLQSVDSPGEEVAPKFKSSTIINSKEFVEKINNKYKDAKLTINNIKDAVKIISKNPGGSVNEIKVGGVTIKGTEFRSLLSLNSANFTISFSSKGIEIQNFGYGHGVGMSQWGANVMAKSGVKYEEILKHYYKGIELKHVSEVKISK; encoded by the coding sequence ATGAGATTTAAAAAAATAAATATTGAAATATCAAAAAAAATAATGATTTTCCTTTTACCAATACTAGTTTTAATATTTGTTCCTAGTATAATTCTTGTATGGGGGAAGATTCCTTTAAATTCTTTAAATTTTGATAAGTTTGGCAAAGAAGAATATAAACAAGTTGAAGGTAAAGATTTCTCAAAAATAACTGTATATAAAACTAAGACAGGAACAACTGAAAAAGTTGATTTAGAGGACTATGTCTTAGGCGTTTTATCAGGAGAAATGCCAGCAGCATTCGATGAAGAAGCGTTAAAAGCTCAAGCTGTAGCGGCAAGAACTTTTGCGATGAAACGGATTTTATATCCTTGCACTGAAGCAAAAGGAGCAGATGTATGTGATACTGTTCATTGTCAAGTCTTTATGAGTAAAGAAGATAGAGTAAGTAAATGGGACAAAGATAAATCAGAAGAATACTGGAAGAAACTTCAGGATGCAGTTTCTGCTACAAAAGGAAAAGTGTTAACATACAATGGAGAGTTAGTACTATATCCACAATTTTTTTCTACAAGTTGGGGAAAGACTGAGGATGCTGAAGCAGTTCTCTCAACAGCTTTACCATATCTTCAATCGGTAGATTCTCCAGGGGAAGAAGTAGCACCAAAGTTTAAATCAAGTACTATTATTAACAGTAAAGAATTTGTGGAGAAAATTAATAACAAGTATAAAGATGCTAAACTAACTATTAATAATATAAAAGATGCAGTAAAAATTATTAGCAAAAATCCGGGAGGTTCGGTAAATGAAATAAAAGTAGGGGGAGTAACTATAAAGGGCACTGAGTTTAGAAGTTTGCTATCTTTAAATTCAGCCAATTTCACCATTTCATTTTCAAGTAAAGGAATAGAAATACAGAACTTTGGATATGGACATGGAGTCGGTATGAGTCAATGGGGTGCAAATGTGATGGCGAAGAGCGGAGTGAAATATGAAGAGATTTTAAAACATTATTATAAAGGAATAGAATTAAAGCACGTATCTGAAGTTAAAATAAGTAAATAA
- a CDS encoding M23 family metallopeptidase → MDKQSKFQKLKNLLRKESFYVVLFVCLCVIASAAAISIRKAKENTNPPVAENSQDLPININNSGGTNKIDNAEQVKNTQDTKSQTNKGTTGKTQNVSSTSSVQFVKPLDGTLLRKFTYGVSLVKVDTNKYDSIKGIDIAGKVGSTVVAAADGVVDEIGNEDGDLSGWYVVIKHSNGLKSKYANLDSDIKVKKNDKVTQGSVIGKVGDTAKKLTNKEEGDHLQFQIIDSKGEQVDPLKYITLKS, encoded by the coding sequence TTGGATAAACAAAGTAAATTTCAAAAATTAAAAAACCTACTTAGAAAGGAGAGTTTTTACGTAGTCCTTTTTGTGTGTTTATGTGTTATTGCTAGTGCAGCTGCAATATCAATTAGAAAAGCTAAGGAGAATACTAATCCTCCAGTAGCTGAAAATTCTCAAGATCTGCCTATTAACATAAATAATTCTGGTGGAACTAATAAAATTGATAATGCTGAACAAGTTAAGAATACTCAAGATACAAAAAGTCAAACCAATAAAGGTACTACAGGAAAAACTCAAAATGTATCATCTACAAGTAGTGTTCAGTTTGTTAAACCACTAGATGGAACTTTATTAAGAAAATTTACTTATGGAGTTTCACTAGTAAAGGTTGATACAAACAAATATGACAGCATTAAGGGAATAGATATTGCAGGAAAAGTTGGTAGTACTGTAGTTGCTGCAGCTGATGGTGTTGTAGATGAAATTGGAAATGAAGATGGAGATTTAAGTGGTTGGTATGTTGTGATTAAGCATTCAAATGGATTAAAGAGTAAATATGCTAACTTAGATTCTGATATTAAAGTTAAGAAAAATGATAAAGTCACTCAAGGAAGTGTAATTGGTAAAGTTGGCGATACAGCTAAAAAACTTACTAATAAAGAAGAGGGCGATCATTTACAATTTCAGATAATAGATTCAAAAGGTGAACAAGTGGATCCATTAAAGTATATAACTTTAAAAAGCTAG
- the spoIIID gene encoding sporulation transcriptional regulator SpoIIID, whose protein sequence is MKDYIEERVLEVAQYIIDSKATIRKTAKVFGVSKSTIHKDMTERLPKINPTIALEAKNILDLNKAERHIRGGKATKLKYKAIE, encoded by the coding sequence TTGAAAGACTACATTGAAGAAAGAGTACTAGAGGTGGCGCAATATATAATTGATTCAAAAGCGACAATTAGAAAAACAGCTAAGGTGTTTGGTGTGAGCAAAAGTACTATTCATAAGGATATGACAGAACGTTTGCCTAAAATAAATCCTACTATAGCGTTAGAAGCGAAAAATATTTTAGATTTAAATAAAGCAGAAAGACATATAAGAGGTGGAAAAGCTACAAAATTAAAGTACAAGGCTATTGAATAA
- a CDS encoding rod shape-determining protein, protein MWFWRMGTDLAIDLGTATVLVYMAGKGIILKEPSVVAVDKNTNKVLAVGEDARKMIGRTPGNIVAVRPLRNGVISDYDITEKMLRHFIQKSCGKRKISAPKVMVCIPSQATEVEKRAVIDAAKNSGAKSVYLIEEPLAAAVGAGLDISEPSGSMVIDIGGGTTDIAVISLKGVVVRASIKVAGDRFDEAIIRYIRNKFKLMIGEKTAEEVKILAASALKGARNETATVRGRNLVTGLPDNIEVTTEELVSALEEPVRLIVDKIHDVLEKTPPELAADIIDKGILMTGGGALLHGLDKLIEFETGVRVYIANDTVECVVLGSGKVLASINKNNTEAIENEVQRA, encoded by the coding sequence ATGTGGTTTTGGAGAATGGGAACTGATCTTGCTATTGACCTAGGTACAGCAACAGTTCTAGTTTATATGGCGGGAAAAGGAATAATATTAAAAGAGCCTTCAGTTGTGGCAGTAGATAAAAATACAAATAAAGTTTTAGCTGTAGGAGAAGATGCAAGAAAAATGATAGGTCGTACACCTGGTAATATAGTTGCAGTACGTCCACTAAGAAATGGTGTAATTTCTGATTATGATATTACTGAGAAAATGTTAAGACATTTTATTCAAAAGAGTTGTGGAAAAAGAAAAATCTCTGCTCCAAAGGTTATGGTGTGTATACCATCACAGGCAACAGAGGTAGAAAAGAGAGCTGTTATTGATGCAGCAAAAAATTCAGGAGCAAAATCTGTTTATCTAATAGAGGAACCACTTGCAGCTGCAGTAGGTGCAGGTTTGGATATTTCTGAACCAAGTGGCTCTATGGTTATAGATATAGGTGGAGGAACAACTGATATCGCTGTAATATCTCTAAAGGGAGTAGTTGTAAGAGCATCAATTAAAGTAGCTGGAGATAGATTTGATGAAGCTATTATTAGGTATATAAGAAATAAATTCAAATTAATGATTGGAGAAAAAACAGCAGAAGAAGTTAAAATCTTGGCAGCATCAGCTTTAAAAGGTGCTAGAAACGAAACAGCAACTGTAAGGGGTAGAAATCTTGTTACTGGATTACCAGATAACATAGAAGTTACAACTGAGGAGTTAGTTAGTGCACTTGAAGAGCCTGTCAGATTAATAGTTGATAAAATTCATGATGTTTTAGAAAAAACTCCACCAGAGTTGGCAGCAGATATTATTGACAAGGGAATATTAATGACCGGCGGAGGAGCTTTATTACATGGATTAGATAAGTTAATAGAGTTTGAGACTGGAGTTAGAGTATACATTGCAAATGATACTGTAGAATGTGTTGTATTAGGATCGGGAAAGGTTCTTGCAAGTATAAACAAGAATAATACAGAAGCTATCGAAAATGAAGTGCAAAGAGCATAG
- the yyaC gene encoding spore protease YyaC, translating to MNKVKVSYKDPMSYYELAYFLKDYINNETIIICIGTDKCIGDCLGPMVGTLLIDTLLPIPVYGTLNSPIHALNIDDKLQEIYVKHPNALIIGIDACLGDTDSVGEIHVRDYPIHPGKGVGKKLPKVGDVSIIGIVDTSNNSEIFSNRSIRLSLIFEMCKVIVKGIVHSYYLSSSTK from the coding sequence TTGAATAAGGTTAAAGTCTCATATAAAGACCCTATGTCCTATTATGAACTGGCATACTTTTTAAAAGATTATATTAATAATGAAACCATAATAATATGTATAGGTACAGATAAATGTATTGGGGATTGCCTTGGCCCAATGGTTGGAACCCTATTAATTGACACCTTACTTCCTATCCCTGTATACGGAACCTTAAACTCACCTATTCATGCATTAAATATAGACGACAAGCTTCAGGAGATATATGTAAAGCATCCTAACGCCTTAATTATAGGTATTGATGCCTGTCTTGGTGATACTGATTCTGTGGGTGAAATACACGTGAGAGATTACCCGATTCATCCTGGGAAAGGCGTAGGAAAAAAACTTCCTAAAGTAGGGGACGTCTCAATTATTGGTATAGTCGATACAAGTAATAATTCCGAAATTTTTTCAAATAGATCAATTCGACTATCCCTTATATTTGAAATGTGTAAAGTTATTGTTAAAGGAATTGTTCATAGTTATTATCTTTCATCAAGCACAAAATAA